One window of the Dreissena polymorpha isolate Duluth1 chromosome 5, UMN_Dpol_1.0, whole genome shotgun sequence genome contains the following:
- the LOC127831734 gene encoding leukocyte receptor cluster member 9-like: protein MAGTNETASTQPTHDGVRTFSHMEEEISRLSANFKGQCKVIDTNGKFVKTVKLHPEGLDIVCNFKLTDSYPDVPPVVEIRSASLDEEELSDLKIFLQQTANAAKPCSLNLEGLVNEALEWLKNERINVTGAKANRKNVNMNINDKQKKARSKKNKHKDDVAKGKKPPMKTSMDVVKRILWDENLERDQFLVGYLDRIDGLKEKYFNAFSWEDIASVDYTVLAIPKHRIQYFKYKDTIVWDKRCRLDNVFGSTGSNTTIVEVIANLKAAHNVAAGGTGIYAEGSVNISNNVVNDDDHIDSDYGNSDDYSDSDSDSDDGITVTIGKTEGCAYGGNSYGGDEGEYGYDDDTGARAGPDDGDEEGTFDKYWRDKLRPNYFIALRITDDEIRGNAEAIQKQVIASESRLKECAIPRGAMHITLCTVGLDSGEQIMNAVKCLNEAKDELAGMVPKDKKLTFKGVKTFFNRVIYGRVLDCPPEFMSLVDHVKTCLTSSGIEIRDYHEFIPHMTIMKVSRPVAKLTGNNYIAPWLYSSFNETFLGSQTVDNLHLCSMVDDRQADGFYITATSLDLK from the exons ATGGCGGGTACCAACGAAACTGCGAGTACTCAGCCAACCCATGACGGTGTGCGGACATTTAGCCACATGGAGGAAGAGATTTCACGTTTATCCGCCAATTTCAAGGGACAATGTAAAGTGATTGACACAAATGGGAAGTTCGTCAAAACGGTGAAGCTACATCCAGAGGGTCTAGACATTGTCTGCAACTTCAAACTGACAG ATTCCTACCCTGATGTTCCCCCGGTAGTAGAAATCCGGTCTGCTTCTTTGGATGAGGAAGAACTGTCAGACCTGAAAATATTTCTGCAGCAGACGGCGAATGCGGCGAAACCATGCTCCCTAAACCTTGAGGGTCTCGTGAACGAAGCCCTTGAATGGCTGAAGAATGAACGAATAAACGTCACAG GAGCTAAAGCCAACAGGAAGAACGTCAATATGAACATTAATGACAAACAAAAGAAGGCACGGtcaaagaaaaacaaacacaaagacGATGTAGCAAAGGGCAAGAAACCTCCGATGAAAACCTCAATGGACGTCGTGAAGAGAATTCTATGGGACGAGAATCTCGAGCGAGATCAGTTCTTAGTCGGGTATCTAGATCGAATAGATGGGCTGAAGGAGAAGTATTTCAATGCGTTCAGCTGGGAGGACATAGCCTCCGTCGATTACACGGTGTTGGCCATTCCAAAGCACCGTATTCAGTACTTCAAGTACAAGGACACTATTGTGTGGGACAAGCGATGTCGGCTGGACAACGTCTTTGGGTCAACCGGAAGTAATACGACAATTGTCGAAGTCATCGCAAACTTAAAGGCCGCACATAATGTAGCTGCAGGAGGGACGGGCATTTATGCAGAAGGTAGTGTTAACATTAGCAACAATGTGGTGAACGATGACGATCATATTGACAGCGATTATGGCAATAGCGACGATTACTCGGACAGTGATAGTGACAGCGATGATGGTATCACTGTAACCATCGGCAAAACTGAAGGCTGCGCATATGGTGGCAATAGTTATGGCGGAGACGAAGGGGAATACGGATACGATGATGACACGGGAGCGAGAGCTGGGCCAGATGATGGGGACGAGGAAGGGACATTTGACAAGTATTGGCGAGATAAACTACGACCAAATTATTTTATTGCACTGAGAATAACGGATGATGAGATACGAGGAAACGCTGAAGCAATTCAGAAGCAGGTCATCGCTAGTGAATCCAGGTTGAAGGAATGTGCAATACCTAGAGGTGCTATGCACATAACGCTTTGTACTGTTGGGCTGGACTCTGGCGAACAAATTATGAACGCTGTTAAGTGTTTAAACGAAGCAAAAGACGAATTGGCAGGAATGGTACCAAAGGATAAGAAATTGACATTTAAAGGAGTGAAGACATTTTTCAATCGCGTTATTTACGGACGAGTGTTGGATTGTCCGCCGGAGTTCATGTCGTTAGTGGATCACGTCAAGACTTGCCTGACCTCTAGCGGGATTGAAATCAGAGACTATCATGAGTTCATTCCGCACATGACCATTATGAAAGTGTCTCGGCCGGTGGCGAAGTTGACTGGTAACAATTACATTGCGCCCTGGTTGTATTCCAGTTTTAATGAGACGTTTCTAGGTTCTCAGACTGTTGATAATCTGCACTTGTGTTCCATGGTTGACGATCGACAAGCAGACGGCTTTTACATCACCGCCACGTCACTTGACCTTAAATAA